In the genome of Rhodamnia argentea isolate NSW1041297 chromosome 3, ASM2092103v1, whole genome shotgun sequence, one region contains:
- the LOC115743074 gene encoding eyes absent homolog produces MDDTSGFPSKRAKNTDAKIEDHKVSVYVWDMDETLILLKSLLNGTYAEAHGGSKDVEKGKEIGKMWEKLILDLCDNYFHYEQIENFNEPFLDSLNKFDDGRDLSDYDFDQDGFGPPKDDVNKRKLAYRLRAAACAYEKGLHNIFNQDITEKWDQLYQMTDEYTDGWLSSARSFLNQCSSGMEDPIPFPDSAKGMTERNNSHCINVLVTSGSLIPSLAKCLLFRFDSLIKHRDVYSSWEVGKLQCFEWIKGRFGGPNVQFCVIGDGWEECEAAEAMRWPFVQIDFRPNNSHRFPGLTLRTLGFYFSIVYGNRGAATDEPEE; encoded by the exons ATGGATGACACATCTGGATTTCCTAGCAAAAGGGCCAAGAATACAGATGCGAAGATCGAGGATCACAAAGTGAGTGTATATGTTTGGGACATGGATGAGACTCTTATACTGCTCAAGTCTTTGCTAAACGGGACGTATGCGGAGGCGCACGGCGGTTCCAAGGATGTAGAGAAGGGTAAAGAAATTGGCAAGATGTGGGAGAAGCTCATACTTGATCTGTGCGACAATTATTTCCATTATGAGCAA ATCGAGAACTTTAATGAGCCCTTTCTTGATTCTTTGAACAAATTCGACGATGGGCGAGATCTTTCTGATTACGACTTTGATCAAGATGGATTTGGTCCTCCAAAAGATGATGTGAATAAAAGGAAACTAGCATACAGACTCAGAGCCGCAGCCTGTGCGTATGAAAAG GGTCTGCACAATATCTTTAACCAAGACATAACAGAAAAGTGGGATCAGTTATACCAAATGACCGATGAGTACACGGACGGTTGGCTTTCCTCAG CCAGGTCCTTCCTGAATCAGTGTTCCAGTGGGATGGAGGACCCAATTCCGTTTCCCGACTCAGCCAAAGGGATGACCGAAAGGAATAATTCTCATTGCATAAACGTTCTAGTGACCTCAGGATCATTGATACCCAGCCTCGCAAAATGCTTGCTCTTTCGCTTTGACAGTTTGATAAAGCACAGAGATG TGTACAGCTCATGGGAAGTGGGGAAACTCCAATGTTTCGAGTGGATTAAGGGGCGTTTCGGTGGTCCCAATGTCCAGTTCTGCGTGATTGGAGACGGATGGGAGGAGTGCGAAGCAGCAGAAGCAATGAGATGGCCATTCGTCCAGATCGATTTTCGACCGAACAATTCTCACAGGTTTCCTGGCCTTACACTGAGAACCTTGGGATTTTATTTCTCCATTGTGTATGGGAATCGTGGTGCTGCGACTGATGAACCCGAAGAGTGA
- the LOC115743041 gene encoding MND1-interacting protein 1-like gives MGKSARNKQKSKNRRQQSQNPQPKTRDQPGQAPSSITGTGPSSTPQSGCEDGASRIPSSDPNWLPTPSPAIGPLAERFSQEDFKKLPEMQLLEKILLGALEEKYIEALRRLVEMGYDEDAALKAVLRNGHCYGDEDVLLNIFNNALAYLTGDCRSRNLIFEANGILFTSLAQMAEHSLGCMVHVLQQVHHSRRKAMWSLVLSKLHIGLAVAMPPSEGNWESDSSDEDAVDVDLPPCCRFNRCLGIWWLVEESGVPSDMLAVGNERNKHQPNDEEHLQSDIEVPESFGLSPELKSMLKKNVAKVAAAVRANLMQNFMHSNASVKGDAPAVSQPEACGESSVLRCKEWVNSVADTLPGRLSNLNLDGNLVGLPEERKDAIILHLQNQIEDHERQVKEREAWARQKAVQADKSVESALLELETLRKEMAESRHVLKKGKPTLDASTRMKLSDKESALRKMGARAEATHAAMTRVENENAKIKAETEAFNLSASESANACREVAKREKKNQKKLLACEKQKVELQESIAEEKQKITELQQQLVEIQKAQREAETKWRQAADAKELANAQLKEEKRALEAAKADSKKRLEDLRLRTETEMKLYRDKVLRLEQELSDLKIAAGNTEATPMHELDVQDHRKCIICWKNEVRILFLPCAHEVLCADCSDKYGYKEKVLCPMCQVPIEEAIRVFGGSLK, from the exons ATGGGTAAGAGTGCAAGAAACAAGCAAAAATCCAAGAACCGACGACAGCAGTCGCAGAACCCGCAACCCAAAACCCGCGATCAACCGGGTCAAGCGCCGAGCTCCATAACGGGGACCGGACCCAGCTCAACCCCTCAGAGCGGCTGTGAGGATGGTGCCAGCCGAATCCCGAGTTCCGATCCTAACTGGCTCCCAACCCCATCCCCTGCTATTGGCCCTTTGGCCGAGCGTTTCTCGCAAGAAGATTTCAAGAAGTTGCCGGAGATGCAACTGTTAGAGAAGATACTGCTGGGAGCTTTGGAGGAAAAGTACATAGAGGCATTGCGTAGGCTTGTGGAAATGGGGTATGATGAGGATGCCGCGCTGAAGGCGGTCCTGAGGAACGGGCATTGTTATGGGGACGAGGACGTGCTGTTGAATATATTCAATAACGCGCTCGCTTACTTGACTGGTGATTGCCGTAGTAGGAACCTGATTTTCGAGGCGAATGGGATCCTGTTCACAAGCTTGGCGCAAATGGCGGAGCACTCGCTGGGTTGCATGGTTCACGTGCTGCAACAGGTTCACCACAGTAGAAGGAAGGCGATGTGGTCTCTCGTTCTTTCCAAACTCCATATAGGTTTGGCAGTTGCAATGCCTCCATCTGAGGGGAATTGGGAATCGGATAGCAGTGACGAGGATGCAGTCGATGTTGATCTGCCACCGTGCTGTAGGTTCAACCGTTGTCTGGGGATTTGGTGGTTAGTAGAAGAGTCAGGGGTTCCTTCAGATATGTTAGCTGTCGGCAATGAACGGAACAAGCATCAGCCAAACGATGAAGAGCATTTGCAAAGCGATATCGAGGTCCCAGAGAGCTTTGGTTTGTCACCGGAACTGAAGTCAATGCTGAAAAAGAACGTAGCTAAGGTTGCTGCTGCTGTTCGGGCAAACTTGATGCAGAACTTCATGCACTCAAATGCTTCTGTGAAGGGGGATGCCCCGGCGGTTTCGCAGCCTGAAGCTTGTGGCGAGTCTAGTGTTTTGAGGTGCAAAGAGTGGGTGAACTCTGTGGCGGATACACTTCCTGGTAGACTTAGCAATTTAAATCTTGATGGGAATTTGGTTGGCTTGCCAGAAGAGAGAAAGGATGCCATTATTCTGCACTTGCAGAATCAAATTGAGGATCACGAGAGACAagtgaaggagagagaggcgtGGGCTCGCCAGAAGGCAGTTCAGGCAGATAAAAGCGTTGAAAGCGCTTTGCTGGAACTTGAGACTTTGAGAAAGGAGATGGCGGAGAGTCGTCATGTGTTGAAGAAAGGTAAACCGACTCTTGATGCGAGTACCAGGATGAAACTCTCTGATAAGGAAAGTGCTTTGAGGAAGATGGGTGCCCGAGCGGAGGCTACTCACGCAGCTATGACCCGGGTCGAGAATGAGAATGCCAAAATCAAGGCGGAAACGGAGGCTTTTAACCTGAGTGCGTCGGAATCTGCAAATGCCTGTCGGGAGGTtgcaaagagggaaaagaagaacCAGAAGAAACTCTTGGCTTGTGAGAAACAGAAAGTCGAGTTACAAGAGTCAATTGCAGAGGAGAAACAGAAGATCACGGAGTTACAGCAGCAGTTGGTTGAGATACAGAAAGCCCAGAGGGAAGCTGAG ACGAAGTGGAGGCAGGCAGCAGATGCAAAAGAGCTTGCCAATGCACAGCTGAAGGAAGAAAAGCGAGCATTGGAAGCAGCAAAGGCCGACAGTAAGAAAAGGCTAGAAGATCTGCGCTTAAGAACAGAGACAGAGATGAAGCTATACAGGGACAAAGTCCTGAGACTGGAGCAAGAGCTTTCAGATCTAAAAATAGCGGCTGGGAACACCGAAGCAACACCTATGCATGAGTTGGACGTACAGGATCATAGAAAATGCATAATCTGCTGGAAAAATGAAGTCCGCATTCTCTTCTTGCCATGTGCCCATGAGGTTCTGTGTGCCGACTGCAGCGACAAATACGGGTATAAGGAGAAAGTCTTATGTCCTATGTGCCAAGTTCCAATTGAAGAGGCGATCCGGGTCTTTGGAGGTAGCTTGAAATAA
- the LOC115733569 gene encoding aluminum-activated malate transporter 12-like has translation MAASADREASGKVVEKICCNAHEERFSGKYVEKIKRLPEKICGMMWNPRRFIHALKVGSSLTLVSLLYLVEPLSKGIGQNAIWAVMTVFVGLRFNAGATLRKGLNRGSGTLLAVSLAFLIEYVTTNSGQVLRAVFIGGAVFLIGATATYIRSFPYIKKNYNYGVVSFLWMFNWITVSSYRDQNVLKIAYKRLSTIAIGCVICLFMALWISPNRSGEDLHNSTVSKLERLERSIEACVNEYFSEVKPAEEGNEPMEDRIYKIYKAVLDSKTRDETLALHASWERRHKRHRCISPWKQYIKLGAVLRHFVYTVVALHGCSRTEKQTPLAVRALFEDPCIRLAKEVQKVLMELANSVRHRRRCSPEILSNHLHEALQDLNIAIKSQPRLFLGSNYNQTSNMLALAAAQASQKSYKVSLPRVKTDGSALPEWRTERASEQSRENERKCSRPQQSKIAITGLEFSEALPFAAFAALLVETVARLNLVIVEVKELGQVACFKEFRTDDRISITCERLSMDVRTWVHPVRSSVSMVMD, from the exons ATGGCGGCGTCTGCAGACCGTGAGGCTTCAGGGAAAGTTGTAGAGAAAATATGTTGCAACGCCCATGAGGAGAGGTTTTCTGGAAAATATGTTGAGAAAATCAAGAGGCTTCCAGAGAAAATCTGTGGGATGATGTGGAATCCCAGGAGGTTCATCCATGCTTTGAAAGTCGGGTCATCTTTGACATTGGTCTCTTTGTTGTACTTGGTGGAGCCGTTGTCTAAAGGGATCGGCCAAAATGCCATTTGGGCCGTGATGACTGTGTTCGTGGGGCTGAGGTTCAATGCAG GTGCAACTTTGCGCAAGGGACTTAATAGAGGATCGGGCACTCTTTTGGCAGTGTCTTTGGCATTTCTAATTGAGTATGTTACAACGAATTCTGGTCAAGTTCTTCGAGCCGTTTTCATTGGAGGCGCAGTTTTTCTGATTG GAGCTACAGCTACCTACATAAGGTCCTTTCCGTATATAAAGAAGAACTATAACTATGGAGTCGTGTCATTCCTCTGGATGTTTAATTGGATCACAGTGTCAAGCTATCGTGATCAAAATGTGTTGAAGATAGCCTACAAGCGCCTCTCCACCATTGCCATTGGGTGCGTCATCTGCCTTTTCATGGCTCTGTGGATATCTCCTAACAGGTCAGGGGAAGATCTCCATAATTCTACTGTATCCAAGCTAGAACGCCTGGAAAGATCCATTGAAG CATGTGTTAATGAATATTTCAGTGAGGTGAAGCCAGCAGAAGAGGGGAATGAACCAATGGAGGATCGCATATACAAGATTTATAAGGCCGTCTTGGACTCCAAGACTAGGGATGAGACTCTG GCACTACATGCAAGTTGGGAACGGAGGCATAAAAGACACCGTTGTATCTCCCCTTGGAAGCAATACATTAAATTGGGAGCCGTTCTGCGCCACTTTGTTTACACAGTCGTCGCACTACATGGATGTTCGAGAACAGAAAAACAG ACCCCGCTTGCAGTTCGTGCACTCTTCGAGGACCCATGCATTAGACTCGCCAAGGAGGTACAAAAGGTCTTGATGGAGCTCGCCAACAGTGTGAGGCACCGCCGCCGGTGCTCACCCGAGATACTGTCTAATCATCTCCACGAGGCCTTGCAAGATCTAAACATCGCAATCAAATCCCAACCGAGGCTCTTCCTAGGTTCAAATTATAACCAAACATCGAACATGCTTGCCCTGGCAGCTGCACAGGCCAGCCAAAAGAGCTACAAAGTCTCATTGCCCCGTGTAAAGACGGACGGTTCCGCCTTACCGGAGTGGAGGACCGAAAGGGCTTCCGAGCAATCGAGGGAGAATGAGAGGAAGTGCTCGAGGCCGCAGCAGAGCAAGATTGCCATAACGGGCCTGGAGTTCTCGGAGGCTCTCCCGTTTGCAGCTTTCGCCGCCCTGCTGGTCGAGACGGTCGCAAGGCTCAACCTAGTGATCGTGGAAGTCAAGGAATTGGGACAGGTTGCATGCTTTAAAGAGTTCAGAACCGATGATCGGATCTCTATCACTTGCGAGCGCCTTTCCATGGAT GTTCGCACTTGGGTGCACCCTGTTAGGTCCTCGGTGAGCATGGTCATGGATTAA
- the LOC115733966 gene encoding aluminum-activated malate transporter 12-like translates to MSIFLRITLASIDHTLQKIFSKVHAGKDMAASADREASGKVVENAHEERFSGKYVEKIKRLPEKIWGMMWKVGKEDPRRFIHALKVGSSLTLVSLLYLVEPLFKGIGQNAIWAVMTVVVVLEFTAGATLCKGLNRGLGTLLAGSLAFLIEYVTTNSGQVLRAVFIGGAVFLIGATATYIRFFPYIKKNFDYGVVIFLLTFNLITVSSYRVQNVLKIAHERLSTIAIGCAICLFMALLIFPNWSGEDLHNSTVSKLEGLARSIEACVNEYFSEVKPAEEGNEPTEDRIYKGYKAILDSKTSDETLALHASWEPRRKRHCYISPWKQYIKLGAVLRHFGYTVVALHGCLRTEIQTPLAVRALFKDPCIRLAKEVQKVLMELADSVRHRRQCSPEILSDHLHEALQDLNIAIKSQPRLFLGSNDNQTSNMLALAAAQASQKNHKVSLPSVKTDSSALLEWRTKRASEQSRENERKCLRPQLSKIAITSLEFSEALPFAAFAALLVETVARLDLVIEEVEELGQVACFKEFRPDDQISITCERLPVDVYHNHLPSHGAE, encoded by the exons ATGTCTATCTTTCTCAGAATAACTCTAGCTTCAATTGATCATACACTCCAGAAGATATTCTCTAAAGTTCATGCAGGCAAGGATATGGCGGCGTCTGCAGACCGTGAGGCTTCAGGGAAAGTTGTAGAGAACGCTCATGAGGAGAGGTTTTCTGGAAAATATGTTGAGAAAATCAAGAGGCTTCCAGAGAAAATCTGGGGGATGATGTGGAAAGTGGGTAAGGAAGATCCCAGGAGGTTCATCCATGCTTTGAAAGTTGGGTCATCTTTGACATTGGTCTCTTTGTTGTACTTGGTGGAGCCGTTGTTTAAAGGGATCGGCCAAAATGCCATTTGGGCTGTGATGACTGTGGTCGTGGTGCTGGAGTTCACTGCAG GTGCAACTTTGTGCAAGGGACTTAATAGAGGATTGGGCACTCTTTTGGCAGGGTCTTTGGCATTTCTAATTGAGTATGTTACAACGAATTCTGGTCAAGTTCTTCGAGCCGTTTTCATTGGAGGCGCAGTTTTTCTGATTG GAGCTACAGCTACCTACATAAGGTTCTTTCCGTATATAAAGAAGAACTTTGACTACGGAGTCGTGATATTCCTTTTGACGTTTAATTTGATCACAGTGTCGAGCTATCGCGTTCAAAatgtgttgaagatagcccacGAGCGCCTCTCCACCATTGCCATTGGGTGCGCCATCTGCCTTTTCATGGCTCTGTTGATATTTCCCAACTGGTCAGGGGAAGATCTGCATAATTCTACTGTATCCAAGCTAGAAGGCCTGGCAAGATCAATTGAAG CATGTGTTAATGAATATTTCAGTGAGGTGAAGCCAGCAGAAGAGGGGAACGAACCAACGGAGGATCGCATATACAAGGGTTATAAGGCCATCTTGGACTCCAAGACTAGTGATGAGACTCTG GCACTACATGCAAGTTGGGAACCGAGGCGTAAAAGACACTGTTATATCTCCCCTTGGAAGCAATACATTAAATTGGGAGCCGTTCTGCGCCACTTTGGTTACACAGTCGTCGCACTACATGGATGTTTGAGAACAGAAATACAG ACCCCGCTTGCAGTTCGTGCACTCTTCAAGGACCCATGCATTAGACTCGCCAAGGAGGTACAAAAGGTCTTGATGGAGCTCGCCGACAGCGTGAGGCACCGCCGCCAGTGCTCACCCGAGATACTGTCCGATCATCTCCACGAGGCCTTGCAAGACCTAAACATCGCAATCAAATCCCAACCGAGGCTCTTCCTAGGTTCAAATGATAACCAAACATCGAACATGCTTGCCCTGGCAGCTGCACAGGCCAGCCAAAAGAACCACAAAGTCTCATTACCCAGTGTAAAGACGGACAGTTCTGCCTTACTGGAGTGGAGGACCAAAAGGGCTTCCGAGCAATCGAGGGAGAATGAGAGGAAGTGCCTGAGGCCGCAGCTGAGCAAGATTGCCATCACGAGCCTGGAGTTCTCGGAGGCTCTCCCATTTGCAGCTTTCGCCGCCCTGCTGGTCGAGACGGTCGCAAGGCTCGACCTAGTGATCGAGGAAGTCGAGGAATTGGGACAGGTTGCATGCTTTAAAGAGTTTAGACCCGACGATCAGATCTCTATCACTTGCGAGCGCCTTCCCGTGGATGTCTATCACAATCATTTGCCTTCCCATGGAGCAGAATAG
- the LOC115743071 gene encoding aluminum-activated malate transporter 12-like isoform X2 has translation MAGSFCYEKSNLRVFAEKVLRFPGEVGVTMWEMGKEDPRRVIHSIKVGLALTLASLLCLLESLSQGIGQNAIWAVMTVVVVLEFTAGATLCKGLNRGVGTLLAGLFALFVEYLTADRPMPRAVVMGWTVFVIGAAATYMRFIPIIKKNYDYGVMIFILTFSLILVSNYRIDNTTKMARDRFYTIAIGCGICLFLSLLVFPTWSGDDLHKSTIAKLEGLAQSVEACVGEYFGDDQMKEIQDELSKDSIDQNCIKVLDSKYTDETMALYASWEPRYRGNCYKSPWQQYVKFGVALRRFGYTIMALHGCLHTEIKTPPSVRALFKDQCTNLAGEDLNTSLQSQPQILSDSMNRKDSRISHTTSFDANSSPLLESKTARPPEQVHGIQKVLRPQRSKLVIASLEFSEALPISAFASLLVEAVARLDHVIEEAEELGRIAQFKEYKAGEDVVVTLERTKSNFVENHFPPSGTE, from the exons ATGGCAGGGAGTTTCtgttatgagaaatcaaatctCAGAGTTTTTGCTGAGAAAGTGCTGAGATTTCCAGGTGAGGTGGGTGTTACGATGTGGGAGATGGGCAAAGAAGATCCAAGAAGAGTGATCCACTCAATCAAAGTTGGTTTGGCTTTGACATTGGCTTCATTGCTGTGCCTGTTGGAGTCACTCTCTCAAGGGATTGGCCAAAATGCCATCTGGGCTGTCATGACTGTTGTTGTCGTCCTTGAGTTCACTGCAG GGGCTACACTATGTAAAGGGCTGAACAGGGGCGTTGGGACGCTGTTAGCAGGACTATTCGCACTCTTTGTTGAGTATCTTACGGCAGATCGGCCTATGCCCAGAGCAGTGGTCATGGGATGGACAGTTTTTGTCATTG GAGCTGCAGCTACCTACATGAGGTTCATTCCcattataaagaagaattatgACTACGGGGTCATGATATTCATTTTGACCTTCAGTTTGATACTAGTGTCCAATTACCGCATCGACAATACAACAAAGATGGCGAGAGACCGCTTCTACACTATCGCAATTGGTTGTGGAATATGCCTTTTCTTGAGTCTGCTCGTCTTTCCAACCTGGTCAGGTGATGACCTCCATAAATCCACAATAGCCAAGCTTGAAGGACTAGCACAATCTGTAGAAG CTTGTGTTGGGGAGTACTTTGGTGATGACCAGATGAAAGAAATCCAAGACGAATTGTCGAAGGATTCCATCGACCAAAACTGCATCAAAGTATTGGATTCCAAGTACACTGATGAAACTATG GCCTTATATGCAAGTTGGGAGCCGAGATACCGAGGGAACTGTTACAAATCTCCGTGGCAGCAGTATGTGAAGTTCGGAGTTGCTCTACGCCGTTTTGGTTACACGATTATGGCTTTACATGGTTGTTTGCACACCGAAATCAAG ACTCCACCATCTGTACGTGCTCTCTTCAAGGACCAGTGTACCAATTTAGCTGGAGAG GACCTCAACACCTCACTACAGTCCCAACCACAGATTCTCTCAGACTCGATGAACAGAAAGGACTCCAGAATCTCTCATACGACAAGCTTCgatgccaattcttctccattgcTTGAGTCAAAAACTGCAAGACCTCCTGAACAAGTGCATGGCATTCAGAAGGTGTTAAGGCCACAGAGGAGTAAACTTGTTATAGCTAGCCTCGAGTTCTCCGAGGCACTTCCTATATCTGCATTTGCTTCTTTGCTAGTAGAGGCCGTGGCTAGGCTTGATCATGTTATTGAGGAAGCCGAAGAACTGGGGAGAATAGCTCAGTTCAAGGAGTATAAAGCGGGTGAGGACGTTGTTGTGACACTTGAAAGAACAAAATCGAACTTCGTTGAGAATCATTTCCCTCCGTCGGGAACAGAATAG
- the LOC115743071 gene encoding aluminum-activated malate transporter 12-like isoform X1, translating to MAGSFCYEKSNLRVFAEKVLRFPGEVGVTMWEMGKEDPRRVIHSIKVGLALTLASLLCLLESLSQGIGQNAIWAVMTVVVVLEFTAGATLCKGLNRGVGTLLAGLFALFVEYLTADRPMPRAVVMGWTVFVIGAAATYMRFIPIIKKNYDYGVMIFILTFSLILVSNYRIDNTTKMARDRFYTIAIGCGICLFLSLLVFPTWSGDDLHKSTIAKLEGLAQSVEACVGEYFGDDQMKEIQDELSKDSIDQNCIKVLDSKYTDETMALYASWEPRYRGNCYKSPWQQYVKFGVALRRFGYTIMALHGCLHTEIKTPPSVRALFKDQCTNLAGEVSNVLVELANSMRNRRHFSLEILSAHLHIALQDLNTSLQSQPQILSDSMNRKDSRISHTTSFDANSSPLLESKTARPPEQVHGIQKVLRPQRSKLVIASLEFSEALPISAFASLLVEAVARLDHVIEEAEELGRIAQFKEYKAGEDVVVTLERTKSNFVENHFPPSGTE from the exons ATGGCAGGGAGTTTCtgttatgagaaatcaaatctCAGAGTTTTTGCTGAGAAAGTGCTGAGATTTCCAGGTGAGGTGGGTGTTACGATGTGGGAGATGGGCAAAGAAGATCCAAGAAGAGTGATCCACTCAATCAAAGTTGGTTTGGCTTTGACATTGGCTTCATTGCTGTGCCTGTTGGAGTCACTCTCTCAAGGGATTGGCCAAAATGCCATCTGGGCTGTCATGACTGTTGTTGTCGTCCTTGAGTTCACTGCAG GGGCTACACTATGTAAAGGGCTGAACAGGGGCGTTGGGACGCTGTTAGCAGGACTATTCGCACTCTTTGTTGAGTATCTTACGGCAGATCGGCCTATGCCCAGAGCAGTGGTCATGGGATGGACAGTTTTTGTCATTG GAGCTGCAGCTACCTACATGAGGTTCATTCCcattataaagaagaattatgACTACGGGGTCATGATATTCATTTTGACCTTCAGTTTGATACTAGTGTCCAATTACCGCATCGACAATACAACAAAGATGGCGAGAGACCGCTTCTACACTATCGCAATTGGTTGTGGAATATGCCTTTTCTTGAGTCTGCTCGTCTTTCCAACCTGGTCAGGTGATGACCTCCATAAATCCACAATAGCCAAGCTTGAAGGACTAGCACAATCTGTAGAAG CTTGTGTTGGGGAGTACTTTGGTGATGACCAGATGAAAGAAATCCAAGACGAATTGTCGAAGGATTCCATCGACCAAAACTGCATCAAAGTATTGGATTCCAAGTACACTGATGAAACTATG GCCTTATATGCAAGTTGGGAGCCGAGATACCGAGGGAACTGTTACAAATCTCCGTGGCAGCAGTATGTGAAGTTCGGAGTTGCTCTACGCCGTTTTGGTTACACGATTATGGCTTTACATGGTTGTTTGCACACCGAAATCAAG ACTCCACCATCTGTACGTGCTCTCTTCAAGGACCAGTGTACCAATTTAGCTGGAGAGGTATCGAACGTGTTGGTGGAACTTGCTAATAGCATGAGGAATCGCCGCCATTTTTCTCTGGAAATTCTCTCGGCTCATCTCCATATAGCTTTGCAGGACCTCAACACCTCACTACAGTCCCAACCACAGATTCTCTCAGACTCGATGAACAGAAAGGACTCCAGAATCTCTCATACGACAAGCTTCgatgccaattcttctccattgcTTGAGTCAAAAACTGCAAGACCTCCTGAACAAGTGCATGGCATTCAGAAGGTGTTAAGGCCACAGAGGAGTAAACTTGTTATAGCTAGCCTCGAGTTCTCCGAGGCACTTCCTATATCTGCATTTGCTTCTTTGCTAGTAGAGGCCGTGGCTAGGCTTGATCATGTTATTGAGGAAGCCGAAGAACTGGGGAGAATAGCTCAGTTCAAGGAGTATAAAGCGGGTGAGGACGTTGTTGTGACACTTGAAAGAACAAAATCGAACTTCGTTGAGAATCATTTCCCTCCGTCGGGAACAGAATAG